DNA from Bacteroidota bacterium:
GCAAAGGGACACCACAGGGCGGAGTTATCAGCCCCTTGTTAGCAAACCTGTTTCTGCATTATGCACTGGACAAATGGTTGGAACAAACGCACTCAGCGGTAAGATATGTGCGTTATGCCGATGATGCCATACTTCACTGCAAGAGTAAAGTACAAGCCGACTATGTGCTGCGTAATCTTAGCAAACGGATGCTACAATGTGGTTTGGAGTTACACCCTGAGAAGACGAAACTTGTTTACTGTAAAGATCACAGGCGACAAGAAAACCACAAATCGGTAAAATTTGATTTCTTGGGGTACTCATTTCAGCCACGCACAACAATGTCGAAGAAGACAGGAAAATTGTTTCTTGGGTTCGACTGCGCAATTAGCATAAGTTCAAAGAAGCGCATAGTAAGGAAGATGTGGGAAATGGACATTGAACACCTGACGCATAAAAGCATCGTAGGAGTGGCGCAATTTCTGGAACCGTATATCCGGGGATGGGTCAACTACTATGGAAAGTTCAGGTTATGGGAGATGAACCCAATTTTTCAACTATTAAGGAGGAGGCTTGTTATGTGGGCACGCAAACGGTACAAACGTTACAAAACGAGCATAAACCGTGCGTATAACTGGTTAAAACGGATTAAGGAACAGTTTCCGGGACTGTTTTACCATTGGCGTTTGGGATTCTCGTAATGAAAAGCGTAGATTTGTATAACAAGAGCCGGATGAGCTGAGAGGTTCAAGTCCGGTTCTGTGAGAGGCTTGGGGTGAAACTCCCCTTGCCTACTCGACCCGCCAACCGTTGTAGGCAATGCTAAGAAGACCGTTAAACGTATGACATGAAATGGAATCTAAAGAAACATGAAATATAAAGGACTAATAACTACTGTTGCTTTACTGATACTCTTAACAAGTCAGATTAAAGCCCAAAGTCAGGTAAATTGGTTTACCTTTTCAAAAGACTATTATCCCGGCACCTATGACACTAACAACAAGTATCTGGGTGGCACCGACCTGATGTATCTGGTCAACCATAAAGGCAAGCTGTGGGCTGGTACCAGCGTTTGGAACGACAATCCCGGCTCCGACCCCACACCGGGGCCGCAGATTCTCTATAAGGAAAGTTCATCATCCAACTGGACGGTGGATACCAGTATGGGAACCGGCTATTTGCGAACGGATGCTTTCTATTCATTTGTTTTCACAGAAGATAAGTTCGGGAATCCATTGCCACAACCCGATACGCTTTTGTTGGCCAGTTTCAGCGACCTTACAGCTCCTTACGATATATGTGTTTGGGTGCGGGATGATTTAAATAATACATGGATTAAAACTGTGGTTTATCCCAATGTGAGTAGTCAGAATAACAGTTATATCCGTCACATGTATCTTTATGAAGACAAAGTAACCGGCATTCAACACATTTTTGTTGCCGGAGTTACCGCAGTCATCAGAGGGGCATACAATACTGCATTACCCGGCAAATTGGAGTGGCAAAGCATAGAGATTACAGGACCTCAAAGAATGTTGAGTTCAACTGTTTGTAACAATGATTACTATGTAGCATTTGGAAGCGATGGAAATCTAACCAACCAGGGCGGTCTATTCAGAAGAAATGACGGTGCAAGCCCTACCTGGAGTTTTATTTATGAATGGCCAGACACCAACGCTTTAAACGGCAAGGAAACAAGTTTTAGGGGCATGACAGCAGTTAAAGACCCGCTTGGTGGGAATCATCAGGTGATTGTCGGATTTCCGGAGAATATGCGTTCTTCCATCAGAATAGACCCAGTGAATAATACTCAAATTGTAGAAGTCAATTGGCGTTCGTTTTTCAGAAATCTATGGGGATTTCCCACCTTCACCGACTTTAATTATGCCGCTTACAACAACATGGTTGAACTGATTGCCCCTGATAATGGCGATACCTGTTTGCTGGCGGGCGTTTGGCTCACCTATCCCGATGCTTATGGCACCGTAAACAGAAATAATTCGTGGTATTTAGTAAGAAGGCCAAACGGAAACTGGCACTATGGACAAGTCATTGACTCGCTGAACCTGATACCAGCAGGAACAGGACTTCAAGCCACAAGGACAATCATTAAATCACCCTTTTATGACGAACCCAATGTTTATTATTTCGGTGGAATGGATGCCGGTGGTACTAATCCTGTGTTTCATAATACTGCATGGATTTACAAAGGGACATTACAAAGCCCAATCACGGGTATATCA
Protein-coding regions in this window:
- a CDS encoding group II intron reverse transcriptase/maturase — its product is PRFEKIFSPHSYGYRPGKNAHQALESVRENCWMMDWVIDLDIKGFFDNIHHDKLMLALKKHVNEPWCLMYIMRWLTAPVQANTGELVLRQGKGTPQGGVISPLLANLFLHYALDKWLEQTHSAVRYVRYADDAILHCKSKVQADYVLRNLSKRMLQCGLELHPEKTKLVYCKDHRRQENHKSVKFDFLGYSFQPRTTMSKKTGKLFLGFDCAISISSKKRIVRKMWEMDIEHLTHKSIVGVAQFLEPYIRGWVNYYGKFRLWEMNPIFQLLRRRLVMWARKRYKRYKTSINRAYNWLKRIKEQFPGLFYHWRLGFS
- a CDS encoding T9SS type A sorting domain-containing protein produces the protein MKYKGLITTVALLILLTSQIKAQSQVNWFTFSKDYYPGTYDTNNKYLGGTDLMYLVNHKGKLWAGTSVWNDNPGSDPTPGPQILYKESSSSNWTVDTSMGTGYLRTDAFYSFVFTEDKFGNPLPQPDTLLLASFSDLTAPYDICVWVRDDLNNTWIKTVVYPNVSSQNNSYIRHMYLYEDKVTGIQHIFVAGVTAVIRGAYNTALPGKLEWQSIEITGPQRMLSSTVCNNDYYVAFGSDGNLTNQGGLFRRNDGASPTWSFIYEWPDTNALNGKETSFRGMTAVKDPLGGNHQVIVGFPENMRSSIRIDPVNNTQIVEVNWRSFFRNLWGFPTFTDFNYAAYNNMVELIAPDNGDTCLLAGVWLTYPDAYGTVNRNNSWYLVRRPNGNWHYGQVIDSLNLIPAGTGLQATRTIIKSPFYDEPNVYYFGGMDAGGTNPVFHNTAWIYKGTLQSPITGISDFENQLSAIVIYPNPTQNQLTISNLPSSFKGFVSIYNSVGQLIQSEQKSGSQFFLQTGQLSNGIYFIQVKSETGEMTTNKFIKE